From Cyclobacteriaceae bacterium, a single genomic window includes:
- a CDS encoding phosphoenolpyruvate carboxylase: MNQFSSIVSTRFSIYNSLFLNLPFQNISRTGNFLPLLQQACEQGFEAGLQPDEIMSKFFDDYLPGSSSKEKFDFLFRVIQYIERQVVLFDSIEDSSFEQINDVRGKGSVAALLLRADADGRRQALRESVEDFSVRVVLTAHPTQFYPGHVLAILTDLEIAIRQNDFQQINLLLQQLGKTGFINQEKPTPFDEAVSLCWYLENIFYQAAPAIVEQFMKGLSIPLDEWKNDRLISIGFWPGGDRDGNPFVTTEITLKVAQRLRQGILRNYYQDVRQLKRRFTFEGVEPLIQGIEKKLYGALYTNDGYTHSSELLNDLQATRKILIERHGSLFLDLLEEFILKVQLFGFHFTSLDIRQDGRKHEPVVRAILAKGGKEKDVFDQASDQKKIEQLLKFTPDESALKVDDAVAAETISSFSAIRFIQNQNGPQGCHRYIISNCQSAFHIMQVYQMAQWLVADKSTLPLDIVPLFETIDDLAHAQKIMETVYQIPAYRKHLESRNNKQTIMLGFSDGTKDGGYLRANWSIFRAKESLTDISRKFGITALFFDGRGGPPARGGGNTHDFYASLGDSIENSEVQITIQGQTISSNFGKEASCQYNLEQLLSAGLEGRVFGHPSSQLSNDDKALLDQLAEAGYKSYLDLKLDPKFVPYLEKITPLPYFGDTNIGSRPVKRSSGEGLKFEDLRAIPFVGSWAQMKQNIPGFYGVGSALKELKDKGRWNELQALYQQSLFFRTLVGNSMMSLTKSFYPATAYLAKDEEFGAFWKKMFAEYELSRKMILELANMPELMENNSQIRESIKLREKIVLPLIMLQQFALMNLRSGNDKENEQLYRKLIIRCMFGIINAARNSA; the protein is encoded by the coding sequence GTGAACCAGTTTTCCTCCATTGTCTCTACCCGCTTCTCTATATATAATAGTCTGTTTCTGAATCTTCCTTTTCAGAATATCTCCAGAACAGGAAATTTTTTGCCGCTGTTGCAGCAAGCCTGTGAGCAGGGATTTGAAGCAGGCCTCCAGCCGGATGAGATCATGAGCAAGTTCTTTGATGATTATCTGCCCGGCAGCTCTTCAAAAGAGAAATTTGACTTTCTGTTTCGTGTAATCCAATACATTGAACGACAGGTTGTATTGTTTGATTCTATCGAAGACTCTTCTTTTGAACAGATCAATGATGTCAGGGGCAAGGGTTCTGTGGCTGCACTTCTGTTAAGAGCAGATGCTGATGGAAGACGCCAGGCGTTGCGCGAAAGCGTAGAAGATTTTTCTGTTCGTGTAGTGCTCACCGCTCATCCTACTCAGTTTTATCCGGGCCACGTGCTTGCGATCCTTACCGACCTTGAAATTGCCATACGCCAGAATGATTTTCAGCAGATCAATCTGCTGCTTCAGCAACTTGGCAAGACCGGATTTATCAATCAGGAAAAGCCAACACCTTTTGATGAAGCAGTAAGCTTGTGCTGGTATCTCGAAAACATTTTCTACCAGGCTGCACCTGCTATTGTGGAGCAATTCATGAAGGGCTTGTCTATTCCACTAGATGAATGGAAGAACGACCGACTCATCAGCATTGGCTTCTGGCCCGGTGGCGACCGTGATGGGAATCCTTTTGTTACGACAGAGATCACATTAAAAGTGGCGCAAAGATTACGTCAGGGAATTCTGAGAAATTATTATCAGGATGTTCGTCAACTGAAACGAAGATTCACATTTGAAGGTGTCGAACCTTTGATACAAGGTATCGAGAAGAAGCTGTACGGAGCGTTATACACCAACGATGGCTATACTCATTCTTCCGAATTACTCAATGACCTGCAGGCGACACGGAAGATTCTTATCGAGCGTCACGGAAGTTTGTTCCTCGATCTGCTGGAAGAATTCATTCTGAAGGTCCAGCTCTTCGGATTTCATTTTACGTCACTGGATATCCGGCAGGATGGACGCAAGCACGAGCCGGTGGTAAGAGCCATTCTTGCCAAAGGCGGTAAGGAAAAAGATGTATTTGACCAGGCTTCTGATCAAAAGAAAATTGAACAGCTGTTGAAGTTCACACCGGATGAATCTGCACTCAAGGTCGATGATGCTGTTGCTGCTGAAACAATTTCAAGTTTCAGTGCGATCAGGTTCATTCAGAATCAGAATGGCCCACAAGGTTGTCATCGATATATTATTAGTAATTGTCAGAGTGCGTTTCACATCATGCAGGTCTATCAGATGGCTCAATGGCTTGTAGCTGACAAGAGTACATTGCCACTGGATATTGTTCCATTGTTTGAGACTATCGATGATCTTGCTCATGCGCAGAAGATCATGGAAACTGTTTATCAGATCCCTGCATACAGAAAGCATCTTGAAAGCCGCAATAACAAACAGACGATCATGCTCGGCTTCTCTGATGGAACGAAGGATGGCGGCTATCTCCGCGCCAACTGGTCGATCTTCAGGGCAAAGGAATCTTTAACTGATATCTCCAGAAAATTCGGTATCACGGCGCTCTTCTTTGATGGAAGAGGAGGCCCTCCGGCACGTGGCGGTGGCAACACGCACGACTTCTACGCTTCACTGGGAGATTCCATTGAGAACAGTGAAGTTCAGATCACGATTCAGGGCCAGACGATCAGTTCAAACTTTGGAAAGGAAGCCTCTTGTCAGTACAATCTCGAACAGTTGCTTTCGGCAGGATTGGAGGGCAGGGTATTTGGACATCCTTCCAGCCAGTTATCTAATGATGATAAGGCATTGCTGGATCAGCTGGCAGAAGCAGGATATAAATCTTATCTGGATCTGAAGCTGGATCCGAAGTTTGTTCCCTACCTGGAGAAGATAACACCGTTGCCATACTTTGGTGATACGAACATCGGATCGCGCCCAGTGAAGCGGTCCAGTGGTGAAGGTCTGAAGTTTGAAGATCTGAGAGCAATTCCTTTTGTGGGATCGTGGGCGCAGATGAAGCAGAATATTCCAGGATTCTATGGAGTAGGGAGCGCGCTGAAAGAATTAAAAGATAAAGGAAGATGGAATGAGTTGCAGGCGTTGTATCAGCAATCGCTTTTCTTCAGAACGCTGGTGGGTAATAGCATGATGTCATTGACCAAGTCATTTTATCCTGCTACTGCCTACCTCGCGAAAGATGAAGAGTTTGGTGCATTCTGGAAGAAGATGTTTGCCGAGTATGAGCTGTCGCGCAAGATGATTCTTGAGCTGGCGAATATGCCGGAGCTGATGGAGAACAATTCACAGATACGGGAGTCGATCAAGCTTCGTGAGAAGATTGTGCTTCCATTGATCATGCTGCAGCAGTTTGCATTGATGAATCTCCGGAGTGGCAACGACAAGGAAAACGAACAGCTCTATCGCAAGCTGATCATTCGGTGCATGTTTGGAATTATTAATGCGGCGAGAAACTCCGCTTAG
- a CDS encoding DUF4136 domain-containing protein, which produces MRRILPYLVLLTILSSCLGYKELPVEYDYSYRGNFKKYRTFEIMRPIGIPDSSMVNAVIEKSIVSRMRFLGYKQSTSKPHLIIGFKMFNDSLKLNGYSQPEIEEWIKSQNSELNYTQQKFTLNSGTLLIQFFDRRQNRSIWQGYATTVYGGIDFHNNRHLKNAVISILDKYRFWADGFIEGSPTNDEDKGM; this is translated from the coding sequence ATGCGGAGAATTTTACCATATCTCGTATTACTGACCATACTTTCTTCCTGTCTCGGTTATAAAGAGCTGCCGGTAGAATATGATTATAGCTACCGTGGCAACTTCAAAAAGTACCGCACTTTTGAGATCATGCGCCCCATCGGAATTCCTGACTCCAGCATGGTGAATGCTGTAATTGAGAAATCAATCGTTTCAAGAATGCGCTTCCTGGGATACAAGCAATCCACCAGCAAACCACATCTTATTATAGGGTTCAAAATGTTCAACGACAGTCTTAAGCTCAATGGCTACAGCCAGCCGGAGATTGAAGAGTGGATCAAATCCCAGAATTCGGAACTCAACTACACACAGCAAAAGTTTACACTCAATTCAGGAACGCTCCTGATACAATTCTTTGATCGCCGCCAGAACCGATCGATCTGGCAGGGCTACGCAACCACCGTTTACGGAGGCATCGACTTTCATAATAACCGTCACCTGAAAAACGCAGTGATCTCGATCCTGGACAAATACAGGTTCTGGGCAGACGGATTCATTGAAGGTTCACCAACCAATGATGAAGACAAGGGAATGTGA
- a CDS encoding ribose-phosphate pyrophosphokinase, translated as MAVKIFSGRATTYLADKIAQAYGESLGEVNYQQFSDGEMSPYLTESVRGHDVFMVQSTFPPADNFMELLLMIDAAKRASAANVNVIIPYFGYARQDRKDKPRVAIAAKMIANLLSAAGADRIMTCDLHADQIQGFFDIPVDHLDGAYIFIPYLKSLNLPNIMFATPDVGGIKRARSFAKYFTADLAVCDKYRKEANKVESMRLIGEVEGKDVVLVDDLVDTAGTICKAAALLKENGARSVRAVCTHAVLSGKAYENIENSNLEEIVVTDTIPMRQQSSKIKMLSISTLFAKAIRKIHDHESISSLFIKL; from the coding sequence ATGGCGGTAAAAATATTTTCAGGTCGCGCAACCACCTATCTGGCAGACAAAATTGCTCAGGCATATGGTGAGTCCCTCGGCGAAGTGAACTACCAGCAGTTCAGCGACGGGGAGATGTCGCCCTACCTGACAGAATCCGTCCGTGGCCATGATGTGTTCATGGTACAGTCAACATTCCCGCCGGCAGACAATTTCATGGAGCTTCTCCTGATGATCGATGCCGCCAAGCGTGCAAGCGCCGCGAATGTAAACGTCATCATCCCCTATTTCGGATATGCACGCCAGGATCGTAAAGACAAGCCACGGGTTGCCATCGCCGCCAAGATGATTGCCAATCTTTTATCAGCTGCAGGCGCCGACAGAATTATGACCTGCGATCTTCATGCAGACCAGATCCAGGGATTCTTTGACATCCCCGTAGATCACCTGGACGGAGCGTATATTTTTATTCCTTACCTGAAGTCACTCAACCTTCCCAATATCATGTTTGCCACTCCGGATGTCGGTGGTATCAAACGTGCCAGAAGTTTCGCGAAGTATTTCACTGCCGATCTTGCTGTCTGCGACAAGTACCGCAAGGAGGCCAACAAGGTAGAGTCCATGCGACTCATTGGTGAAGTGGAAGGAAAAGATGTTGTACTGGTGGATGACCTGGTGGACACAGCGGGCACGATCTGCAAAGCAGCGGCTCTTTTGAAAGAAAATGGTGCGCGTTCAGTCCGTGCGGTTTGTACGCATGCAGTGCTGAGCGGCAAAGCATATGAAAATATCGAGAACTCAAATCTGGAAGAGATTGTCGTAACGGATACCATTCCGATGAGACAGCAAAGCAGCAAGATCAAGATGCTTTCTATCTCTACGCTTTTCGCGAAAGCGATCCGCAAGATCCATGATCATGAGTCGATCAGTTCATTATTTATCAAGTTGTAA
- a CDS encoding 50S ribosomal protein L25/general stress protein Ctc, translated as MKTVEIIGYHRANLGKAAAENIRQEGNVPCVLYGGGQQVHFYSPVILFRDIVYTNEAHFVHLNIEGEECQAILQEAQFHPVSEIILHADFLRIADDRKIKMDIPTRMVGQAPGVAKGGTLVRKKASLKVMALPKDMPDHIDVDCSELDFHHSVKVGDMKIKNLTFVDPHQSSIAVVEVPRAAKMAAEDATKAATEAASTPAVAGAPAAAAAEAPKKDEKKK; from the coding sequence ATGAAAACTGTTGAGATTATAGGGTATCACAGAGCAAATCTCGGCAAGGCGGCTGCTGAAAATATCCGTCAGGAAGGTAATGTTCCATGCGTCCTTTACGGAGGTGGTCAACAAGTACATTTCTATTCGCCGGTGATTTTATTCCGTGACATCGTTTACACAAACGAAGCACACTTTGTTCACCTGAACATTGAAGGCGAAGAGTGCCAGGCCATTCTTCAGGAAGCACAATTCCATCCGGTGAGTGAGATCATCCTGCACGCAGATTTTCTGCGCATCGCTGATGACCGCAAGATCAAGATGGACATCCCTACCCGCATGGTGGGCCAGGCTCCTGGTGTTGCCAAGGGTGGAACATTGGTTCGCAAGAAGGCATCATTGAAAGTGATGGCGTTGCCGAAAGACATGCCGGATCATATTGATGTTGACTGTTCTGAGCTTGACTTCCATCACTCAGTAAAGGTTGGCGACATGAAGATCAAGAACCTTACGTTTGTAGACCCACATCAGTCGTCTATCGCCGTTGTGGAAGTTCCGCGTGCCGCTAAGATGGCTGCTGAAGATGCTACGAAGGCTGCTACTGAAGCTGCTTCTACTCCTGCTGTTGCAGGTGCACCGGCTGCGGCGGCTGCAGAAGCTCCAAAGAAAGACGAGAAGAAGAAGTAA
- the metG gene encoding methionine--tRNA ligase — MSERKEIKRYMVTSALPYANGPKHIGHLSGAYIPADVYVRFLRLLQKNVVFVSGSDEHGTAIPNQALKEGTTAQAIIDKYHVMIRDCFEKLGISLDIYHRTSEKIHHETSQEFFLNLYHKGLLTEETSEQYFDVQANVFLADRYIVGTCPRCSNPNAYGDQCERCGSTLSPRELINPRSTLSGNAPILKSTKHWYLPLQDYEPWLREWILKEHADDWKTNVYGQCKSWIDSGLQPRAMTRDLDWGIKVPLPDAEGKVLYVWFDAPIGYISATRALFQEMSDGKQQYSAPKSDFGKVKADDWKKYWEDEETSLIHFVGKDNIVFHCIIFPAMLKASGQYILPDNVPANEFMNLEGDKMSTSRGWSIEMHEYIEQFPDKPDVLRYALLTNLPETKDSEFTWRDFQSKNNNELVAIFGNFVNRALVLTQKYFDNKVPVAGALTAIDQKAIDDVKEFPSRIAASIEAYRFREATALLMDLARTGNKYLAETEPWKLAKTDMERVGTILNIALQISANLAVLCEPFLPFTSRKLKDMLLVGDLFWKDTGSVKLLKAGHSLGVAALLFEKIEDPIIEAQIRKLMETKKDEPTPKVSAVKALKAEITIDDFTKLDIRIGKVVAAEKMEKSNKLLKLTINSGLDTRTILSGIAQHYTAEEMVGKQVTFIANLAPRKMMGMESQGMILSAEDHDGKLKLLQPGGDVEPGSSVS, encoded by the coding sequence ATGTCAGAGAGAAAAGAGATTAAGCGATACATGGTTACGTCGGCCCTTCCTTACGCCAACGGTCCGAAGCATATAGGCCATTTGTCAGGGGCCTATATTCCGGCAGATGTGTATGTAAGGTTTTTGCGGCTTTTGCAGAAAAATGTGGTTTTTGTGTCCGGAAGTGATGAGCATGGAACTGCCATTCCGAACCAGGCATTAAAAGAGGGTACCACCGCTCAGGCGATCATTGACAAATACCATGTAATGATCAGGGACTGTTTCGAAAAATTGGGAATTTCTCTGGATATCTATCATCGTACCAGCGAAAAGATCCATCATGAGACGTCGCAGGAGTTCTTCCTCAATCTATATCATAAAGGACTGCTGACGGAGGAGACATCCGAGCAGTATTTTGATGTTCAGGCTAACGTATTCCTGGCAGATCGTTATATCGTGGGCACCTGCCCGAGGTGTTCCAACCCAAATGCCTATGGCGATCAGTGTGAACGGTGCGGTTCGACGTTGAGTCCGCGTGAGCTGATCAACCCCCGGTCGACCCTTTCCGGGAATGCGCCGATCCTGAAATCAACGAAGCACTGGTATCTGCCATTACAAGATTATGAGCCATGGCTCCGCGAATGGATATTGAAAGAGCATGCCGATGACTGGAAGACCAACGTGTATGGCCAGTGTAAGTCATGGATCGACTCCGGGTTACAGCCCCGCGCGATGACCCGTGACCTGGACTGGGGAATAAAAGTTCCGCTGCCGGATGCAGAGGGGAAAGTATTATACGTGTGGTTTGATGCTCCGATCGGGTACATCTCTGCGACACGCGCACTTTTCCAGGAGATGAGTGACGGCAAGCAGCAATATTCTGCACCGAAGTCGGACTTTGGCAAGGTGAAGGCAGACGACTGGAAGAAATACTGGGAGGACGAGGAGACGAGTCTCATACATTTTGTGGGCAAGGATAATATTGTGTTCCATTGCATCATCTTCCCGGCGATGCTGAAGGCTTCGGGTCAGTATATCCTTCCGGATAATGTTCCGGCGAATGAGTTCATGAACCTGGAAGGTGACAAGATGTCGACGAGCCGTGGGTGGTCGATCGAGATGCATGAATACATAGAGCAATTTCCGGATAAGCCGGATGTGTTGCGCTATGCATTGCTGACGAATCTTCCTGAAACCAAGGACAGCGAGTTTACGTGGAGAGATTTTCAGTCGAAGAACAATAATGAGCTCGTTGCCATCTTTGGAAATTTTGTGAACCGCGCACTGGTGCTGACGCAGAAGTACTTTGATAATAAGGTTCCGGTTGCGGGAGCGTTGACGGCCATTGATCAGAAGGCGATCGATGATGTGAAAGAATTCCCATCACGCATTGCGGCGAGTATTGAAGCATATCGTTTCCGTGAGGCGACGGCATTGCTGATGGACCTTGCCAGAACGGGCAACAAGTATCTGGCGGAGACCGAACCATGGAAGCTGGCGAAGACTGACATGGAGAGAGTAGGGACGATTTTGAATATCGCGTTGCAGATATCGGCGAACCTTGCGGTGCTTTGCGAACCATTCCTTCCATTCACATCGCGCAAGCTGAAAGACATGCTGTTGGTGGGAGATCTGTTCTGGAAAGACACTGGTTCGGTGAAGCTGTTGAAGGCAGGACATTCGTTAGGAGTGGCCGCATTGTTATTTGAGAAGATTGAAGATCCAATTATAGAAGCGCAGATCAGGAAGCTTATGGAAACAAAGAAAGACGAGCCAACGCCAAAGGTTTCGGCGGTCAAGGCCTTAAAGGCGGAGATCACGATTGATGATTTCACGAAGCTGGACATCCGGATAGGGAAAGTGGTGGCGGCGGAGAAGATGGAGAAGTCCAACAAGCTACTGAAGCTGACGATCAACAGTGGGTTGGATACGCGTACGATATTGAGTGGGATAGCGCAGCATTATACTGCGGAGGAGATGGTAGGCAAGCAGGTGACGTTCATTGCGAATCTTGCACCCCGCAAGATGATGGGGATGGAGTCGCAGGGGATGATATTGTCTGCTGAAGATCATGATGGCAAGCTGAAGCTGCTGCAGCCGGGAGGAGATGTAGAGCCGGGGAGTAGTGTGAGTTGA